Proteins found in one Deinococcus apachensis DSM 19763 genomic segment:
- a CDS encoding ABC transporter ATP-binding protein encodes MTVAVDTTLSVRDLRVRFATPRGPLDAVRGVSFDLRPGEVLGLVGESGSGKSVTLRALLRLHRPPTQVSGEVRWNGQNLLSLPDTRLRSVRGGQIGMIFQEPMTALNPVLTVGEQIGENLREHARLTGRAARDRATELLGLVGIPSPAARLRDYPHQFSGGMRQRAMIAIALASQPKVLLADEPTTALDVTIQDQILRLLLRLREELGMGLILVTHDLGVVAQTCDRVAVMYAGTLVETAPVLDLFRAPKHAYTLGLLRSLPEGGDRRVPLQPIPGSPPNLLALGDACPFVPRCAYATLKCQVGEPPLEEVAPGRFSACVHHAELPRPEVRG; translated from the coding sequence ATGACGGTCGCGGTCGATACCACCCTTTCCGTGCGCGACCTGCGCGTGCGCTTCGCCACCCCGCGCGGTCCCCTCGACGCCGTGCGCGGCGTGAGTTTCGACCTGCGGCCCGGCGAGGTGCTGGGCCTGGTCGGCGAGTCCGGGTCGGGCAAGAGCGTGACCCTGCGCGCCCTGCTGCGGCTGCACCGCCCGCCCACGCAGGTCAGCGGGGAGGTGCGCTGGAACGGGCAGAATCTGCTCTCCCTGCCGGACACCCGATTGCGCTCGGTGCGCGGCGGCCAGATCGGCATGATCTTTCAGGAACCGATGACCGCCCTCAACCCCGTCCTGACGGTAGGAGAGCAGATCGGCGAGAACCTGCGCGAGCACGCCCGATTGACGGGTCGGGCGGCGCGGGACCGGGCGACCGAACTCCTGGGCCTCGTCGGCATTCCCTCGCCCGCTGCCCGGCTGCGCGACTACCCCCACCAGTTCTCGGGCGGGATGCGCCAGCGGGCCATGATCGCCATCGCGCTCGCCTCCCAGCCGAAGGTGCTCCTCGCGGACGAGCCCACGACCGCGCTCGACGTGACCATTCAGGACCAGATTCTGCGGCTGCTCCTGCGGCTGCGCGAGGAACTGGGCATGGGCCTGATCCTCGTCACCCACGACCTCGGGGTGGTCGCCCAGACCTGTGACCGGGTCGCCGTGATGTACGCGGGCACGCTGGTGGAGACGGCGCCCGTCCTCGATCTCTTCCGTGCCCCGAAGCACGCCTACACCCTGGGCCTGCTGCGCTCGCTGCCGGAGGGGGGAGACCGCCGGGTGCCCCTGCAACCCATCCCGGGCTCGCCGCCCAACCTGCTCGCCCTCGGCGACGCCTGCCCCTTCGTGCCCCGCTGCGCCTACGCGACCCTGAAGTGCCAGGTCGGGGAGCCGCCCCTGGAGGAGGTCGCCCCCGGACGCTTCAGCGCCTGTGTCCACCATGCCGAACTGCCCAGACCGGAGGTGCGGGGATGA
- a CDS encoding ABC transporter permease: MRWTYVLTRLLQIIPTLILAAVLVFTLVRLLPGDPASAILGDRATPEIVERTRRELGLDQPLPVQFARFVGRLLQGDFGISTSLKVPVLRLIAERLPVTLFLTLYAAVLGALLAVPLAVLAAVRRNTWVDAVIRAVFQVGLSLPVFYIALQLLTLLGARLGWFPIGGYGDTFAEHLYYLFLPALTLGFNLAAVLMRTLRASIIEVLTAEYVDFARAKGLRSRVIMTRHVLRNAMISTVTLLGLNIGALIGGAVITETVFAIPGVGRLMVDAIFGRDYPVIQGLTLMFAVIVSLVFLLTDLIHARLDPRAQHA, translated from the coding sequence ATGCGATGGACCTACGTCCTCACGCGCCTGCTGCAAATCATTCCCACCCTGATCCTCGCGGCGGTGCTGGTGTTCACCCTCGTGCGGCTGCTGCCCGGCGACCCCGCGAGCGCCATCCTGGGAGACCGCGCCACCCCCGAGATCGTCGAGCGCACCCGGCGGGAACTCGGCCTCGATCAGCCGCTGCCCGTGCAGTTCGCGCGCTTCGTGGGGCGGCTGCTCCAGGGGGACTTCGGGATCAGCACCAGCCTCAAGGTGCCGGTGCTGCGGCTGATCGCCGAGCGGCTGCCCGTCACGCTGTTTCTGACGCTGTACGCCGCCGTCCTGGGCGCGCTCCTCGCCGTGCCGCTCGCGGTGCTCGCCGCGGTGCGGCGCAACACCTGGGTGGACGCCGTGATTCGCGCCGTCTTCCAGGTCGGCCTCTCGCTGCCAGTGTTCTACATCGCCCTGCAACTGCTCACCCTGCTGGGCGCGCGGCTGGGGTGGTTTCCCATCGGCGGGTACGGCGATACCTTCGCCGAGCACCTCTATTACCTCTTCCTGCCCGCCCTGACGCTGGGCTTCAACCTCGCGGCGGTCCTGATGCGGACCCTGCGCGCCTCGATCATCGAGGTGCTGACGGCGGAATACGTGGACTTCGCGCGGGCGAAGGGCCTGAGAAGCCGGGTGATCATGACGCGGCACGTCCTGCGGAACGCGATGATCTCCACCGTCACGCTGCTCGGCCTGAACATCGGGGCGCTCATCGGCGGCGCGGTGATCACTGAAACCGTCTTTGCCATCCCCGGTGTCGGCCGCCTGATGGTGGACGCGATCTTCGGGCGCGACTACCCGGTGATCCAGGGGCTGACGCTGATGTTCGCCGTCATCGTCTCCCTGGTGTTCCTGCTGACCGACCTCATCCACGCCCGCCTCGACCCGAGGGCGCAGCATGCTTAG
- a CDS encoding ABC transporter substrate-binding protein — protein MNRFTRLTLALGAALTLGSSLAVTRGGTMVYGRYADSLFLDPVLNDANLDIWILTNLYDTLLQPSPDGKSVKPGLASRYVVSPNGRAMTLTLRPGIKFANGSPITAQDVKWSLDRARNPNNGAWNGSLASITSITAQGNTVVLNLKSPDPTLPAALATFNAAIMPQKLFNAAPGKNDAEKAKAFAEKPIGSGPFVLSEWKRGSSMVLKRNPYYWQKGEDGKALPYLDAVRFEIIPDDNTRILKLQAGELQGAEFIPLSRVSELKANPKINMQLFPSTQVNFITMNNRPKLKNGSANPLSDVRVRQALNYATNKDALIQVVTYGTGKPMRSFMSSTTPLFTAQQGYPYDVNKARQLLQAAGFGNGFEVSCLATSGSANDLALLTALQQMWGQVGVRLKIEQVDAATKTARYRENDFQMRTAGWTNDINDPSQITSYFAIYENVESLHTGFKNAEVEKLFAQSQSETSRVKRAGQYRRIQDIYMKASPIVFLYETPYPVALAKNVRGFVQIPLGNNIFTATSLEK, from the coding sequence ATGAACCGATTCACCCGTCTGACGCTCGCCCTCGGTGCCGCCCTGACGCTCGGCTCCTCGCTCGCCGTAACGCGCGGCGGCACGATGGTCTATGGCCGCTACGCCGATTCGCTGTTTCTCGACCCGGTCCTGAACGACGCGAACCTCGACATCTGGATTCTGACCAACCTTTACGACACCCTGCTGCAACCCAGCCCGGACGGCAAGAGCGTCAAGCCGGGCCTCGCCAGCCGCTACGTGGTGAGCCCCAACGGCCGGGCGATGACCCTCACCCTGCGGCCCGGCATCAAATTCGCCAACGGCTCGCCCATCACCGCGCAGGACGTGAAGTGGTCCCTCGACCGGGCGCGCAACCCCAACAACGGCGCCTGGAACGGCTCGCTCGCCTCCATCACCTCCATCACCGCGCAGGGCAACACGGTCGTGCTGAACCTTAAGAGTCCCGACCCCACCCTGCCCGCCGCGCTGGCGACCTTCAACGCGGCGATCATGCCCCAGAAACTCTTCAACGCCGCCCCCGGCAAGAACGACGCCGAAAAGGCCAAGGCGTTCGCGGAGAAGCCCATCGGCTCGGGGCCGTTCGTCCTGAGCGAGTGGAAGCGCGGCTCCTCCATGGTCCTCAAGCGCAACCCCTACTACTGGCAGAAGGGCGAGGACGGCAAGGCCCTGCCGTACCTCGACGCCGTGCGCTTCGAGATCATCCCCGACGACAACACCCGCATCCTCAAGTTGCAGGCGGGCGAGTTGCAGGGCGCCGAGTTCATCCCGCTCTCGCGCGTGTCGGAACTCAAGGCGAATCCCAAGATCAACATGCAGCTCTTCCCATCCACGCAGGTCAACTTCATCACGATGAACAACCGGCCGAAGCTCAAGAACGGCTCGGCCAACCCCCTGTCCGACGTGCGGGTGCGGCAGGCGCTGAACTACGCGACGAACAAGGACGCGCTCATCCAGGTCGTGACCTACGGCACGGGCAAGCCCATGCGCTCCTTCATGTCGTCCACCACGCCGCTCTTCACCGCGCAGCAGGGCTACCCGTACGACGTGAACAAGGCGCGGCAGCTCCTCCAGGCGGCGGGCTTCGGCAATGGCTTTGAGGTGAGCTGCCTCGCCACCTCGGGGAGCGCCAACGACCTCGCGCTCCTCACGGCCCTCCAGCAGATGTGGGGGCAGGTGGGCGTGAGACTCAAGATCGAGCAGGTCGACGCGGCCACCAAGACCGCCCGCTACCGCGAGAACGACTTCCAGATGCGGACTGCGGGCTGGACAAACGACATCAACGATCCCAGCCAGATCACCAGCTACTTCGCCATCTACGAGAACGTGGAGAGCCTGCACACCGGCTTCAAGAACGCCGAGGTGGAAAAGCTCTTCGCGCAGAGCCAGTCGGAGACCAGCCGCGTCAAGCGCGCCGGGCAGTACCGCCGTATTCAGGACATCTACATGAAGGCTTCCCCCATCGTCTTCCTGTACGAGACGCCGTACCCAGTGGCGCTCGCCAAGAACGTGCGGGGCTTCGTGCAGATTCCGCTGGGCAACAACATCTTCACGGCCACGTCCCTGGAGAAGTGA
- a CDS encoding ABC transporter permease: MLRGADAAATAPLPSRTRRRSRPKPTLLAGLVILGVLLFAALFPALVATHSPTDFDYNAILKGPSAGHVFGTDNFGRDVYSRVVYGARIDLQIALFTTLFPFVFGSLMGALTAFTGGWLDAVFGRLADLVVVFPFLVLVIAIVAVLGPGLLNLYLAVSAVGWVTYWRLVRGEVLAQKRAEYAQAAQVMGYSPARRLLRHLLPNAVTPSIVYLMTDMSLGILLGASLGYLGLGAQPPTPEWGVMVADGKNFMASAWWVSTFPGLALTLAGVGFSLIGDGLADALRPRS, from the coding sequence ATGCTTAGGGGCGCGGACGCGGCGGCCACGGCGCCCCTTCCCAGCCGTACCCGGCGGCGCTCGCGGCCCAAGCCCACCCTGCTCGCGGGGCTGGTCATCCTCGGCGTGCTGCTGTTCGCGGCGCTGTTCCCGGCGCTCGTCGCCACCCACAGCCCCACCGACTTCGACTACAACGCGATCCTCAAGGGGCCGAGCGCCGGGCACGTGTTTGGCACCGACAACTTCGGGCGCGACGTGTACTCGCGGGTGGTGTACGGGGCACGCATCGACCTCCAGATCGCCCTCTTCACCACCCTCTTCCCCTTCGTGTTCGGCAGCCTGATGGGCGCGCTGACCGCCTTCACGGGCGGGTGGCTCGACGCGGTGTTCGGGCGGCTGGCGGACCTGGTGGTCGTGTTCCCCTTCCTGGTGCTGGTGATCGCCATCGTGGCCGTGCTCGGGCCGGGGCTCCTCAACCTCTACCTCGCGGTGAGCGCGGTGGGGTGGGTGACGTACTGGCGGCTGGTGCGCGGGGAAGTACTGGCGCAGAAGAGGGCCGAGTACGCCCAGGCCGCCCAGGTGATGGGCTACAGCCCGGCGCGCAGGTTGCTGCGCCACCTGCTGCCGAACGCGGTCACGCCGAGCATCGTGTACCTGATGACCGACATGAGCCTGGGCATCCTGCTCGGCGCGTCGCTGGGCTACCTGGGCCTGGGCGCGCAGCCCCCCACCCCCGAGTGGGGCGTGATGGTCGCGGACGGCAAGAACTTCATGGCGAGCGCGTGGTGGGTCTCGACCTTCCCCGGCCTCGCGCTGACGCTGGCGGGTGTGGGCTTCAGCCTGATCGGCGACGGCCTGGCGGACGCCCTGAGGCCCCGCTCATGA
- a CDS encoding ABC transporter ATP-binding protein, translating into MTAYENVVAAEQNAPGEVILTVQGLNKFFPAPSSPLDRLRGVPRRVVRALNDVNLDVRRGETLGLVGESGCGKSTLARCLVRLHTADAGSITFEGRDVLGLRGSELRAYNRRVQMIFQDPFSSLNPRMTVGQTLREALSVHRMRPPAEIPARVRELLDLVGLPAEAESRLPHEFSGGQRQRIGIARALAVEPQCLVADELVSALDVSVQAQVVNLLLELQERLGLTVLFVAHDLRLVRHLSHRVAVMYLGSVVEVAGTDDVFERPKHPYTQALLAAAPRLDPAHRTDAPAVEGEIPSPLNVPSGCPFRTRCPHAFDRCVTQKPALLETDPGQYVACHLYDPRPGQAAP; encoded by the coding sequence ATGACGGCCTACGAGAACGTGGTCGCCGCCGAGCAGAATGCCCCCGGCGAGGTCATCCTCACCGTGCAGGGGCTGAACAAGTTCTTCCCGGCGCCCTCCTCGCCGCTCGACCGCCTGCGCGGTGTCCCCCGGCGGGTCGTGCGCGCCCTCAACGACGTGAACCTCGACGTGCGGCGCGGCGAGACGCTGGGGCTGGTGGGCGAGTCGGGCTGCGGCAAGTCCACCCTCGCGCGCTGCCTGGTGCGGCTGCATACCGCCGACGCGGGCAGCATCACCTTCGAGGGACGCGACGTGCTGGGGCTGCGCGGGTCCGAGCTGCGCGCCTACAACCGCCGCGTGCAGATGATCTTCCAGGATCCCTTCTCGTCCCTCAACCCGCGCATGACGGTGGGACAGACGCTGCGCGAGGCGCTGAGCGTGCATAGGATGCGCCCTCCCGCCGAGATTCCCGCCCGGGTCCGCGAACTCCTCGACCTCGTCGGCCTGCCCGCGGAGGCAGAAAGCCGGTTACCCCACGAGTTCTCGGGTGGGCAGCGGCAACGCATCGGCATCGCCCGGGCGCTGGCCGTGGAGCCCCAGTGCCTCGTGGCGGACGAACTCGTCTCCGCCCTCGACGTGAGCGTGCAGGCGCAGGTCGTGAACCTGCTGCTGGAGTTGCAGGAGCGGCTGGGCCTGACGGTGCTGTTCGTCGCGCACGACCTGCGGCTGGTGCGCCACCTCTCGCACCGGGTCGCGGTGATGTACCTCGGCTCGGTGGTGGAGGTGGCGGGCACCGACGACGTGTTCGAGCGTCCCAAGCACCCCTACACCCAGGCCCTGCTCGCCGCCGCGCCCAGGCTCGACCCCGCGCACCGGACGGACGCGCCCGCCGTGGAGGGGGAGATTCCCAGCCCGCTGAACGTGCCCAGCGGCTGCCCCTTCCGCACGCGCTGCCCGCACGCCTTCGACCGCTGCGTGACCCAAAAGCCCGCGCTGCTGGAGACCGACCCCGGACAATACGTCGCGTGTCACCTGTACGATCCACGTCCCGGGCAGGCCGCCCCATGA
- a CDS encoding ABC transporter substrate-binding protein, with amino-acid sequence MRNPKGRALVLLATCVLASASLSAQNPAPQRGGTLVYGRYADSLLLDPVFTDANLDIWILTNIYDTLIQTGPGGKGLRPGLASSYGFSKDGKTFTLTLRSGVTFSDGSPVTVQDVKFSLDRARKPDNGAWNFLLGSIASVTTKGNQVILNLKNPDPSLTAALATFNSAIVPRKLFANAPGKTDADKAKAVGEKPLGSGPFVLSEWKRGSSMVLKRNPRYWQKGADGKPLPYLDAVRFEIIPDDNTRILKLQAGELQGAEFIPFSRVAELKANPKINMQLFPSTRVSFVVLNTRPKLKDGSANPLANLRLRQALNYATDKKALISLVTFGNGKPMQSYLSSATPLFSPQNTYSFDLNKAKQLFAASGVKAGLALTLQVVAGNADQLALATALQQMWGQIGVQLRIEQLESATANGRYQANDFQMQMNYWNDDIADPNELTAYAAVYSSAESFHTGFQSKEVDSLFAQSQREIDPAKRAALYKRIQSLYVNAAPMVFLYEQPFPVALAKNVRGFVQTPLGNNVFVNTYLAR; translated from the coding sequence ATGCGAAACCCCAAAGGCCGCGCCCTCGTCCTGCTCGCCACCTGCGTGCTTGCGTCCGCCAGTCTGAGCGCGCAAAATCCCGCCCCACAGCGCGGCGGGACCCTGGTGTACGGGCGCTACGCGGATTCGCTGCTGCTCGACCCGGTGTTCACGGACGCCAACCTCGATATCTGGATTCTGACGAATATCTACGACACGTTGATCCAGACGGGGCCGGGGGGCAAGGGGCTGCGGCCCGGCCTCGCGTCGAGCTACGGGTTCTCGAAGGACGGGAAGACCTTCACCCTGACCCTGCGCTCGGGCGTGACCTTCTCGGACGGCTCGCCCGTGACCGTCCAGGACGTGAAATTCTCGCTCGACCGGGCGCGTAAGCCGGACAACGGGGCGTGGAACTTCCTGCTGGGCTCCATCGCCAGCGTCACCACGAAGGGCAATCAGGTCATCCTGAACCTCAAGAACCCCGACCCCAGCCTGACGGCGGCGCTGGCGACCTTCAACTCGGCCATCGTGCCGCGCAAGCTGTTCGCCAATGCTCCGGGCAAGACGGACGCCGACAAGGCGAAGGCGGTGGGGGAAAAGCCCCTCGGCTCGGGCCCCTTTGTGCTCAGTGAGTGGAAACGCGGCTCGTCCATGGTCCTCAAGCGCAATCCGCGTTACTGGCAGAAGGGGGCGGACGGCAAGCCCCTCCCCTATCTCGACGCTGTCCGGTTTGAGATCATCCCCGACGACAACACCCGCATCCTCAAATTGCAGGCGGGCGAGCTGCAGGGCGCCGAGTTCATCCCCTTCTCGCGGGTGGCGGAACTCAAGGCGAATCCCAAGATCAACATGCAGCTGTTCCCCTCGACTCGCGTGAGCTTCGTGGTGCTGAACACGCGGCCCAAGCTCAAGGACGGGTCGGCCAATCCGCTCGCCAACCTGAGGCTGCGGCAGGCGCTGAACTACGCGACGGACAAGAAGGCGCTGATCTCGCTCGTCACCTTCGGGAACGGCAAGCCCATGCAGTCGTATCTGTCGAGCGCCACGCCGCTCTTCTCGCCGCAGAACACGTATTCCTTCGACCTGAACAAAGCCAAACAGCTCTTCGCGGCCTCGGGGGTGAAGGCGGGGTTGGCGCTCACCCTCCAGGTCGTGGCGGGGAACGCCGACCAGCTCGCGCTGGCGACGGCCCTTCAGCAGATGTGGGGACAGATCGGAGTTCAGCTCAGGATCGAGCAGTTGGAGAGCGCGACCGCCAACGGGCGGTACCAGGCGAACGACTTCCAGATGCAGATGAACTACTGGAACGACGACATCGCCGACCCGAATGAACTCACGGCCTACGCGGCGGTGTACAGCTCCGCCGAGTCCTTTCACACCGGCTTTCAGAGCAAGGAGGTGGACAGCCTCTTTGCCCAGAGTCAGCGCGAGATAGACCCGGCCAAGCGTGCCGCCCTCTACAAGCGGATTCAGAGCCTCTACGTGAACGCCGCCCCAATGGTCTTCCTGTACGAGCAGCCCTTCCCGGTGGCGCTGGCGAAGAATGTGCGCGGCTTCGTTCAGACACCGCTCGGCAACAACGTCTTCGTGAACACGTACCTGGCGCGATGA